The following is a genomic window from Chloroflexota bacterium.
GGCCATTTGCGCCAGGCGGCAGAGGTATTTCTCCACGTCACCGGCCGCCGTCATCATGAGGTCGGCAAGCTCGTCGATCAGGATGACGAGGTAGTGCATCGGCTCCTCGCCGGCCTCTTGCTTGGCGGTGTTGTAAGTTTGGATGTTGCGGAAACCCTCCTGCGCCAGCACCTTGTAGCGCCGTGTCATCTCGTCGGCGGCCCACATGAGTGTCGGCACCACTTCGTCCAAGTCGGTGATGACAGGGCGCAGCAGGTGCGGGATGTCGCTGTAACCGATCATCTCCACCATCTTGGGGTCGACGACCAAGAAGCGCAGCGTCTCCGGCGTGTGCTGCATGAGCAACGAGCAGATGATGGCGTTCACGCACGCCGACTTGCCTGAACCCGTGGAACCGGCAATCAACAAGTGCGGCATGTTAGCAAGGTCCGTGACCCGTACGTCGTTGGCGACGTCGCGCCCAAGCGCCAGCGGCAGCATGCCCTTGTGCTCCGCAAAAGAGGGATCGGTCATAAACTCCCGCATCGTGACGATGGTGGTGTGCTGATTGGGAATCTCAATGCCGACGTACGGAAAGCCGGGTACCGGCGCTTCGATACGCACACTCGTCGCGGCGAGGGCGAGCGCCAGGTCGTTTGCGAGATTCACCACGCGACTCACCTTGATGCCTTGACCTAGAGTGAGCCGGTACTGGGTGACGGCCGGGCCCCGGATGGCTTCGGCAACCTCTGCCACCACTTTGAAGCTGCGCAACGCCTCCTCGATTATGAGGGCGCGTTGCTCGATTTCCTGAGTCGCTTCTTCTGCATCGTTCGTGTGCGCGGCGGGCGTGAGCAGTTCTGGCGGGGGCAATTGCCAGCGCGGGGCTGCGGCGGTCTCTTCCCCTTCCATTGCAGCGGCCATGTCCTCATCCGCCAATCCGGCCACGTTCAACAGGTCCAAAGAGTCGGAAGATTCAGCCTGATTCGGTGCATCTGCCGCCGCTTGCGGTATTTCCCGAGCGGTCTTCGCATCGGGAGCGCTTACGTTAGAAGCTACGCGTACTGCCACTGCGCGGGGTTTGGGCGTGTCCGGCTGTTCAGGTTCCGTGGCCCAATCGCCAATGCGATGGTACACGCCGACGGCTGCCGCCAAGAGCATTCCCAGGCCTTTGCCCACCAACCGCACCACGTACCATATGCCCACCAGCGCGCTGCGCATTCGCCCGAGTGAGATTGAAAAGGTGACAATCGTCGTGATGAGCAGCAAGGCAAAGAGAACGATTACTGCTCCCGCAAAACCGAGCGCGGTCGTGAGCGGTTTGAGAATTTGCAACCCGACGGCGCCGCCCACAGGATAGGCGTCCGCCATTTCCGGCGGGCCTGCTATTGCCTGTCCAAAAGCCGTCGCAGCGAGCACGAGCACCGCCAGCGCCGTGAGCGTTTCCCAACGCACATAGCGCTCTTGTGTGATGCCGTCGCGGATGAGCTGTATGCCGAGCACGATTGAAGCGAGTGCAGGCAGCGGCGCCATCCAGCCGAATAGGGTGACGAGCAACTCGTGCCACAATCCGCTCACTGTGCCGCTCGGCGATAGCAGCGCGATGACCGAGAGCAGGCCGATCACTATGCTAAGCACGCCAAAGACCTCTCGCCGCAGGGGCGAGGGCAGGCGCAGTGAAGGGAGAGGCAGACCGGACTTACGTGAAGACGACTTTTGACTTGCGGTGCTACGACGGGTTGCCATAGATAGACTCCTCATAGCGTGCAGAAGAAGGCGGGTACGGTGAAAGTCGAGTGCTAAGAATTCAGCGTGGGTGTGGGCACATGTTTGGTAGGGGAGAGTGGCACAACGGACGCAAACCCGTCAGGCGAAGTCCCGTACTAGAGGGTGCCTGCAAAGGCACCGTCAGGCACTGTCACCGTTCGCCCCACATTGCCCCGATATGCTGCACCGCGTACGGAGCAGGACAAATCGTGACACCAGGTGAACGGAACCAGCGATCCATAGCCGTTCGCCCTGAGCCTGCCTGTCCTAAGCTGGTCGAAGGGTCGAAGGGTGAACGTTGCTCTTGACCTACATTGGAGACCGTCCATACTTCGACAAGGTCTTCGCGAAGACCACTCAGTACGAACGGATTCTGCTAACCGGGCAGACAACCGCTCCGATTTAAGAAAGGTCAGACTTCGGTCACAACGGGGAGGATCATCGGTCTGCGGCGGGTCTCACCGTAAAGGAACGTTGACACCACGTCGCGGATACGATCTTGAACTTGGCGGATTTCGGCGCGGGGGCCGAGATCGGCCTCCAGACTATTATACAAGCGCTGCCGGGCTTTTTCAATCAGCATCTCCAGGCCCTCTTGCATGAAGCCCCGAGAGATGATGTCAGGACCCGATAGCACGTGGCCGGTCTCACGATCGATGGTCACCACCACGATGAAGATGCCATCCTGCGAGAGATGCTTGCGGTCGCGCAGGACGCTATGGCTCACATCCCCGACGCCAAGTCCGTCTACGAAGACATACCCAGCTTGCACCCGGTCAACCTTGCGTATTTCATCTGCGGTCAACTCGATGATATCGCCGTCTTCCGCTACGATGATGTTCTCCGTATCCACGCCGATCTCGCCCGCCAAGCGCGCGTGGTGCATAAGGTGCTGATAGCCGCCGTGGATGGGGATGAACGCTTCCGGTCGCAAGATGCTGAGGAGAGTCTTCAGTTCTTCCTGGGCGCCGTGCCCTGAGACGTGAACGTTGGCCACTTTGTCGTAGAGCACGTCCGCTCCCTGGCGAAAGAGCTTATCGATAGTCTTTGCCACCAATGCCTCGTTGCCCGGTATGGGACTGGCGGAAATGATGACCGTGTCGTCGGTCTCGACGTTGATCTGGCGATGGTCGCGGTTCGCGATGCGGCCCAAAGCGGAGGTCGGCTCGCCCTGGCTGCCCGTGGTAATGATGACGACCTCTTCTTTATTGAATTCGTGCAGGCGATCGGGGCGCACCAGCATGTTTGCCGGTACATCCAGGTACCCCAACTGCATTGCCATGTTTACGTTCTGCACCATGTTGCGCCCGGTCACGCAGATGCTGCGGTCGAATTCGTGGGCGGTATCCACCACCTGCTGCACGCGGGAGATGAGGGAGGCAAATGTAGTGACGATGATGCGGCCGCGCGCCTCCGAGAAGACCTCGGCAAAGCAATCGTAGATCACCCGCTCAGACGGCGTGTACCCAGGCCTGTCGGCGCGGGTGCTATCGGAGAGCAGCAGCCGCACGCCTTCCTGGGCGTACTTTGCCAGTCGCCAGATATCGGAGAGTTCGCCGTCCACCGGCGTATAGTCGAACTTGAAGTCGCCCGAATGCACCACCAGACCGACGGGCGTATAGATCGCCATGCCCACGCCGTCGGGGATGCTGTGGCACATGTGGAAGAATTCGAAGCGGAAGGGGCCGAGCGTAATCTGATCGCCGGGGGCAATCTCCCGCAATCTG
Proteins encoded in this region:
- a CDS encoding DNA translocase FtsK 4TM domain-containing protein encodes the protein MATRRSTASQKSSSRKSGLPLPSLRLPSPLRREVFGVLSIVIGLLSVIALLSPSGTVSGLWHELLVTLFGWMAPLPALASIVLGIQLIRDGITQERYVRWETLTALAVLVLAATAFGQAIAGPPEMADAYPVGGAVGLQILKPLTTALGFAGAVIVLFALLLITTIVTFSISLGRMRSALVGIWYVVRLVGKGLGMLLAAAVGVYHRIGDWATEPEQPDTPKPRAVAVRVASNVSAPDAKTAREIPQAAADAPNQAESSDSLDLLNVAGLADEDMAAAMEGEETAAAPRWQLPPPELLTPAAHTNDAEEATQEIEQRALIIEEALRSFKVVAEVAEAIRGPAVTQYRLTLGQGIKVSRVVNLANDLALALAATSVRIEAPVPGFPYVGIEIPNQHTTIVTMREFMTDPSFAEHKGMLPLALGRDVANDVRVTDLANMPHLLIAGSTGSGKSACVNAIICSLLMQHTPETLRFLVVDPKMVEMIGYSDIPHLLRPVITDLDEVVPTLMWAADEMTRRYKVLAQEGFRNIQTYNTAKQEAGEEPMHYLVILIDELADLMMTAAGDVEKYLCRLAQMARAVGIHLVVSTQRPSVDVLTGLIKANFPCRIAFAVSSQADSRTILDGAGAEKLIGQGDMLFAPKEATRLTRIQGTYLADDEIARIVAFWREQGAPEYIPEKSFEEAVANHQENKDDDLVRQAIRLVCQYDNASASFLQRQLGIGATKANRILDTLEERGVVTPPEGLGRVRHVLVSAGDLLEDDGDDPPFNLDDAESADEKDEEFSRFPV
- a CDS encoding ribonuclease J encodes the protein MSADKKLRIIPLGGLGEIAKNCMVLEYGDDIVLIDAGVMFPEDEMLGIDLVIPDISYLQDKRDRIQAIIITHGHEDHTGSLPYFLRSINAPIYGTRLTLGLLEVKLKEHGLEEQARLREIAPGDQITLGPFRFEFFHMCHSIPDGVGMAIYTPVGLVVHSGDFKFDYTPVDGELSDIWRLAKYAQEGVRLLLSDSTRADRPGYTPSERVIYDCFAEVFSEARGRIIVTTFASLISRVQQVVDTAHEFDRSICVTGRNMVQNVNMAMQLGYLDVPANMLVRPDRLHEFNKEEVVIITTGSQGEPTSALGRIANRDHRQINVETDDTVIISASPIPGNEALVAKTIDKLFRQGADVLYDKVANVHVSGHGAQEELKTLLSILRPEAFIPIHGGYQHLMHHARLAGEIGVDTENIIVAEDGDIIELTADEIRKVDRVQAGYVFVDGLGVGDVSHSVLRDRKHLSQDGIFIVVVTIDRETGHVLSGPDIISRGFMQEGLEMLIEKARQRLYNSLEADLGPRAEIRQVQDRIRDVVSTFLYGETRRRPMILPVVTEV